AATACAATACGCAACAAGCCAACAACCATGTAATGACCTCCCTCCCCCATGGGATCTTCCTTGTCAACCAGTCGATTTCTCATCATTCTTAATAAGTGCGAGAATTTTTGTACAACACATCcgcaactcttttttttttgttttggtaaGTACATCTGCAACTTCATTTTACAGGAATTTTGACCTAATCTTTTTTTGGAGGATGATAATAAAACTTTTGACCTAATTACTTCTGCAACTTCTTGCCGATACTGACAATACCAAAAAGAATAGAACACGGAAATTGATCACTATGATCACAAATCAAAAAGCTCACTCAGCGCTGAGAAGCATTTACCTCATTTGAACTTGTAGGTACTGCTACATCTCTGCATCGACCACCGACCGGAATGGCAACTGCAGAACACCAATCACTGATATTTGCTGCATAAAGAACTTTTGCTAAAGAAAGTGGACTACCCAGGATATTCATTTGGCCTCTTTCGCTGCCAACAAACTCTGCTACAAGTGTATCCTTTTCACGGAGAGTTGTTTCAAAAGCCAGCCTAGAATCAATACCAGTCCTAATTGCTCTTTCAATTGCATTGCGCTTGGATTCATCAATGGTACCTATCATCAACAGTGCACCCACAGCATCAAATTCTCCTCTTACGTGAGTGCTAGTTTCTTGGAATGGACTTCCCTTAGAAGATTTATAGAATGCAAGCACTCGCTCCACCTTCTCTTGTCTGTCTCTTAGCTTCATAATATCTGAAAAAGATTCTCGCTGCAATCTCTTCAAGATCTCAATCTGTAAATGATATTATTGGAAGAGTTGTAAAGCACCATCATACAGGCTGTTGCTACCTAAGAATTGGCAAAAATGTCGGGAAAAAGTGATATCATACAGCTAATAAGAGTAACAAATTCCAACCTAACTATGTCAAAATAATCTGGATAagtatctttttttcttttaataaataaaaggatcGTTAAAAGAGATTTTTCTGCTACATCTGGATAATTCTTTAGTCAATAGTATTTCCTGTGAAGCTCATCATACAGGCATAGTAATACAGCAGATAGTAAACATAAAAACTTTGATCTTGTAGCAATGGAAAAGATCGGAGAAAATAGACGAACAGGCAGAAACTAGATGATGTTAGGGTACACAGCCAGAGCTTTCTCATACTTAAGAAGCCCATCAGAGTAAAGCAGAGCTCAACAACAAAGCTTGTGGTAACTGGTAAAGTAAGAATTTGACAGCTCAAGCTCTGAGTACTTCCTTATAACACTGTCCCACAATTGAATGTTGCATGATGAGTAACACATAAACCCCACTTTAGATCAACAGTAAACAAGTAGGGTCTGTCTGTAAGGATGTATATAATCTCACCTTCCCCTGACCTTTAACTGCCACCTTCTACAAAGAGCCAAAGACTACCATTTTCATAACTTTTACTGTTTTCACTTTTCCCTTTAGATTTTCATTTGTTTCAAATAAGATCCACATGAAGGAGTAGCTGTTATCTTGAAGAAATGTTAAAAGAAATCCTATCGACAATTTTATACTTGCTTGGATCCCTCACTCTATCTTAATAACTCTTTGCACATTCTTTTGGCATCCCAAGTTGGGAAAgattgaatataatatatatgtgacCCAATGATGTTCCCTTTTTCCCAAAACATCTATTGAACCTGTCCCAATAGGGTGGCCTAGAATTCGAATAGCCATTTTAACAAACTTCTTTAATGACCGTGATCTTCGCGAGGAGCCAGCCCTTTGGGCCAACACCATAGCCTTCGAAACTCGGGGATGATGGATTTGCCGCTCTAGCCTCTATCCTTCTCAACTTAAATACAAGACTTAGTAGTTAGTTCACTTGGCGCAGGGCTCAAATTTGTGAACTAAGAACAAGTCCCTCAACCTTTCTCATTTTAACAATCTTGGTAATCAAGGTTCGAATCCTAGAATATGCAAAACTAAGTGTCTTTCCATCAACCTAAATGTTGGGGGACAAAGTTAACCAATAATTTTGTTGGTGGAAGGTAGTAGGTACCCAATGGATTAGTCGATGTGCCCCCACATTCCATTgttaaaagaaacaaaaaaaaaacatccaGTGTCCATCCCAACAGAAATGTAACCTCATAATATCCAAATACTTAAAATCCAATAAAGCCCATAGAATTAATCCATTCCACAGAACAAAACCAGCATAGCATAAGTCTCTTTTTACTTTCTCTAGTTATATTCTATAGGTCAATCAACTTCAACaggtgaaaaaaataaaaattatctaacTAATACTTGAAAACAAAACCAATGAAACTCAAATAACCTTAATGAGACACCAAAATGTTACTACTCAACAATGCATACTAGAGCAAATAGGTTTTTTATGTAATGACTGGCCAATCAGCTTGCATAGGGAAACTGAAATGTATCAGAACTAATACTTGAAAACAACAACACATACCTCGTGTAATCACACGATTGGGATCTAGGTAGGGTAGTGTACACACAGTCTTACCCATACCTTAGGGAGAGGTTATTTCCAATAGACCCTCCGTCCAAGTAAAGAATATCAAATCAGGTATGAAAAGGAAATACAATAGTGAAGAAGTCATGCCGAAAATAATTGAGAAAAGAAcactaacaacaacaaatagATAACCGAAACAAAGAAATAACAAGTAATAATAAAATCGAAGAATAAGATACTACGACGGTAATAATAACAAATCTTAAATGAAAAATTAGTCAACTCTCGACTACCTACTAAACTTCCACCCTAAATTTCTACCTCCATATTAAGTAAACTTAAACAAACTTAATGAGACACCAAAATTTTACTTTTAACAATGCATACTACAAACAAATGGGTGtctatattatttcttttgataatcATAGTGTCCAGACCAGCTTTCGCATACCTCGAGTAATTCCACGAGATACCTAACACCTTACACAAGCAACAAGCACTAGGTAACTCTGTCCATCAAAGCTTGTTTTTGTCTAACACCTCACAAAAGCAACAAGCACCGGGTAACTATGTCCAACCAAATCTAGGACAGATAGCAAGAAAATCACTAGTGTTTCTGTCTAACAACTCACACAAGCAACAAACACTAGATAACTATGTCCACCAAAGCTAGGACAGATGGCAAGAAATAGCTAGTGTTTTTGTCTAACAACTCACACAAGCAACAAGCACTAGATAACTCTATCCATCAAAGCTAGGACATATAGCAAGAAATCACTAGTGTTTTTATCTAACACCTTACAACAAGCACAAGCACCAGATAACTATGTCCATCAAAGCTAGTATATATAGCAAGAAATCACTAGTGTTTTTGTCTAACAACTCACACAAGCAACAAGCACTAAATAACTGTGTCCATCAAAGCTAGGATATATAGCAAGAAATCACTAGTGTTTTTGTCTAACACCTTACAACAAGCACCAAGCACCAGATAACTATGTCCATCAAAGCTAGGACATACAGCAAGAAATCACTAGTGTCTTTCTCTACCACCTCACACAAGCAACAAGCATCAGTTAACTCGCCCGTCAAAGCTAGGATTGATAGCAAAAAATCGCCTAGTCTTTTGTCTTTATTGGAATTTGAACATAAAACCTCATATTTCTCAACTCACTTCATCAACCACCTAGGCCACTCCGCAAGCcaaaattttactttttaacAATTTATAAGCAAATGGGTCTCTATTAAATGACTGGAAAAAAAATCCACAGTTAAATTTACCGGATTGCGGCGATTGGAAGCTTCGCGGCGGCTGAACACTCCGGAAGCGTAATCCTGCGTGGATTTTGCAAAGGATTTTAGCTTGTCTACAACTGAAACAGCTGCTGATTCCATTTTTAAAGCCTATATGAATTCAACTGAACAGAGAAAATGCTTCACAGAATATAATACACTCTCCCTATAATATAAAAAGCTTCATACTTACCCTCCTACGAGTACGACCTTAGGCACAGAATAAAGTAGGGAGAATGTGTATTTTTCAAGATTGAGGGAAACATGTAATTTTTATAGTAAAGTAGAAAGTGTAAatgatttttatctttttaaatttactcccaaacaaaaagaaagagactatttcattattctcttatttgcatttttatgatattttgtcataaataattagtttattatttaaaaaagtaTTAAAGAGGGAACATCAATGACGATGTCATACATCGTATTGGTGCAGTTTGAATAAAGTGGAGGCTTGCCTTCGGAgttttatatgataaaaatgtatcactataatttaaaagaaagtttTATAGAGTGATGGTTAGGACGATATATTTGTACACTACAATGTATTTGCCAGTTAAAAATTTTCATGTTCAAACGATGGATGTTGCAGaaatgagaatgctgagatgaaTGTGTTAACATACTAGGAACGATAAGATTTGGAATGAGGTCCGAATAAAGTAAGGGTGACCTTCGTAGTACACAAGATGAAAGAAGCGAGATTGTGTtgttttggacatgtgaagcgGAGATATGCAGATGCTCCATTGAGAAAGTAAGAGAGGTTGGATGTAGTAGGCATGAGAAGGGATAAAGATAGGCCGAAAAAGCATTgaagagaggtgattagatagaaCATACGCATCTTCATTACCAAAGACATAACATTAAATAAGAGGGTGTGGAAGTTGCATATCGGGATAAAAGGTTAATAGGTAGTGGAGTGTTGTCTTGCTTGTTAGTGTTTGTCGTTGTACTAGTCATATTTTTGTAGTTCTAGTTTTTTATATCTATCATCATTTGTTTACTAGGTTTCGACTACATCACCATTTTGTTGTTGTTCgtattctttcttttgggcttTATACTGCTTCTCTTATTTGTTTTAGCGTTTTTGTTACTGATTTCTTCTGCAAACCTGAAATTGCTACActtgagccgagagtcttttAGAAACAACTTCTCTACATTTACAAGATAGTGTTAAAATTTGTGTACACTCTATACTCTACGTCACCCACTTATAAAATTTCCTCCTAATTAccctttttactttttttttaattacttttttcCCAATATcacctttttattattattattttttcatcccaCAAATTGTTCTAAAATATCCAAGTCTTCCTCATCCTCACTCAAAATTCCAACCCACATGTTCACTTCAGTCCCACCTCCATAATCACCTGAAGATTCAgcagaaaaaaaaacaatttttttcctCTCATGATTCTACATTTCTTATGTAGAACTTGGTCAGATTGTTCTCATGTAAGTTTATGCATATAAATTAAGTTTCTTTTTTGCCATGGGAGTGATTGTACTTAGCTCCTCAGCAATTTGCTGCAATAATTTCAATTGTGTATCTGTTACTGAGACTAGACAATCTACTAGTGGTAATGGGTGTTCAGTTAGAGGAAGATTTTCAAGAAACTTGAGTTTTTTCCCTGATGGGTCTGTGGTGAATTGTGATAAAATTAGGAAACAATATGTGGGTTCTTCAAGATTTGTTGTGAAATGTTCCAATGATGTTATGTTAGCAAGGAATTTGAATTTTTCCCCAGGTGGGTCTGTGATGAATTGTgataaaattaggaaaaaatatgtgggTTCTTCAAGATTTGTTATGAAATGTTCCAATGATGTTGTGTTGGCTAGGAATTTGAGTTTTTTCCCAGGTGGGTTAGTGATGAATTGTgataaaattaggaaaaaatatgtgggTTTTTCAAGATTTGTTATGAAATGTTCCAATGATGTTGTGTTGGTGAATGAGAAACCTAGAAATGGAATATCGGCTGAGGGAGTATTGAGGAACTTGAGGTCGATTTCGGAACCAACTGAAGCTTTAGCTTTGTTCAAATCGGTAGCAGAGATGCCTAGGGTTGTGCATACTACAGAGACCTGTAATTACATGTTGGAGTATTTGAGGGTTCTTGAAAGGACTAATGATATGGCTGtagtgtttgatttgatgcagaAACAGATAATATATAGGAGTTTGGATACTTATTTGATTATATTTAAGCGTCTTCATATAAGGGGAGGGATACGTGAAGCTCCGTTTGCTCTTGAAAGGATGAAGAAAGCAGGGTTTGCGTTGAATGCTTACTCGTACAATGGGTTGATACATCTGATTCTTCAAGCAGGGTTTTGGCAGGAAGCTTTAAAGGTTTATAGAAGGATGATTTCGGAAAAGCTTAAGCCTAGTCTTAAAACATACTCTGCACTAATGGTTGCGTGTGGTAAAAGAAGGGACACTGAAACAGTCATGAAATTGTTAAGCGAGATGGATGGTTTGGGATTAAGACCGAATATTTATACTTTTACCATTTGCATTAGAGTGCTTGGAAGGGCTGGAAAGATTGATGATGCTTGTGCTATATTAAAAAGAATGGATGATGAAGGTTGTGGTCCGGATGTTGTTACTTACACAGTACTCATTGATTCTCTTTGCATTGCTGGCAAGCTAGATATTGCTAAAGAAGTATTTTTCAAGATGAAATCTGGTAGCCATAAACCTGATCGAGTGACTTACATCACTTTGCTAGATAGGCTTAGTGATCGTGGTGACTTGGACTCTCTAGTGGACTTCTTGGATAGGATGGAGGCTGATGGTTATAAAGCGGACGTCGTCTCTTTTACCATACTTGTTGATGCTTTGTGCAAAGTAGGTAAGGTCAGTGAAGCATTTGCTACATTAGATGtaatgaaggaaaaaggaaTCTTACCGAATCTTCATACATACAATTCATTGATTAGGGGCCTGCTAAGAAAGAAGAGAGTTAATGAAGCAttggagttgtttgatagcttGGAATCTCTCGGAGTTGAGGTTACAGCTTACACGTATATCCTATTTATTGACTACTACGGAAAATCAGGCGAGCCTGATAAAGCTCTGGAAACATTTGAGAAGATGAAAGCTCATGGAATCGTGCCTAACGTTGTTGCTTGCAATGCATCTTTGTATAGTATAGCAGAAATGGGAAGGCTTGGAGAGGCGAAACGTATATTTGATGGAATTAGAGAGAGTGGATATGTTCCGAATTCTATCTCCTACAACatgatgatgaaatgctatAGTAATGCAGGGAAAGTTGATGAAGCCATTAAATTACTCTCCGAGATGATAGAAAGTGGTTGTGATCCTGATGTGATTGTAGTCAATTCATTGATCGACATACTTTATAAGGATGGTCGGGCTAATGAGGCGTGGGCAATGTTTTACAGATTGAAGGATATGAAACTGACTCCTACTGTTGTGACCTACAACACTTTACTGGCTGGATTAGGAAAAGAGGGGAAGATTCGAGAGGCCTATGAGTTACTTGATAGCATGGCTCTTCAGGGGTGTTCCCCAAACACAATCACTTACAATACACTTTTAGATAGTCTTTGCAAGAATGGTGAGGTTGACACTGCCTTGACGTTGCTTTATCAAATGACAGGACCAAATTGTTTTCCAGATGTTTTCAGTTATAACACTGTTATGTTTGGGTTGGCTAAAGAAAAAAGGGTAACCGAAGCATTTTTGCTATTCCATcagatgaagaagaaaatgtATCCCGACTGTGTAACTGTATATGCTCTTCTACCTATTCTTGTGAAAGACGGTTTAATTGAGGATGCTGTTAAGATTGTGGACGGTTTTGTTTACCAGGCTTTGAATAGGTCAGATAGATCCTTTTGGCTGCAAATGATGGAAGGTGTTTTGGGTGAAGCTGAATTAGATCACTCCATTTCTTTTGCGGAAAAACTGGCATCGTATCATATTTGCAGCAATGACTTAATAATTATACCTGTTATTAGAGTTCTTTGCAAGCAAAAGAAAGCCCTTGATGCTCATGATCTTTTTGTAAAGTTCAAGAACACATTCGGAATTCGTCCAACACTAAGATCATATTATCCCTTGGTTGAAGGACTTCTGAATGTTCATCTTAAAGAATTGGCGTGGAATCTTTTCAAGGAGATGAAAAATGCCTCCGGTTGTGCTCCGGATGTTTATACCTATAATTTGTTTCTTGATGAACTTGGAAAGTCTGGGAAGGTTGATGAACTTTTTGAGCTGTATGAGGAAATGCTCCACAGAGGATGTAAGCCGATCGCGATAACTTACAATATTCTCATTTCTGGTTTGGTGAAGTCTAATAAAGTAGAGAGAGCAATAGATTTTTACTATGATCTTGTAAGTTTAGGGTTTATGCCTACTCCTTGTACATATGGTCCTCTCATAGATGGGCTTTTGAAGGTTAAAAATTTCGACAAAGCAAAGGACTTTTTCGAGGAAATGGCGGACTATGGATGCCGACCTAATTCCGTTATCTACAACATTCTCATAAATGGGTTTGGGAAGGCCGGTGATCTGAAATCTGCGTGTGATCTCTTTAACAGAATGAATAAAGAAGGAGTTAGACCCGATTTGAAGACGTACACCATTCTTGTAGATTGCTTATGCTCTGCCGGGAAGGTGGACGATGCTCTGTACTACTTTGAGGAACTGAAATCAGCTGGTCTTGATCCTGATTTGGTTTCTTACAACCTTATGATCAACGGTCTTGGGAAGTCCGGTAAAATGAAGGAAGCACTGTATCTTCTTGATGAGATGAAAAGCAGAGGAATCACCCCGAATCTTTATACCTATAATACCTTGATACTCAATCTTGGGATTGCTGGAATGTTGGAGGATGCTGGAAGGATGTATGAAGAACTTCAGCAACTCGGTCTTGAACCCGATGTTTTTACATATAATGCTCTTATTAGAGGGTACAGCAAGTCTGGTGATCCAGATGGTGCATATGCCATTTATGAGAAGATGATGGTCGGGGGTTGTAGCCCAAATAGTGGTACTTTTGCTCAGCTACCTAATTAACGCCGGACTTTTTAGGTTCTTCAAGTGAAGCTTGTGAGATCGAATTCTTAAACTCTGCCTTAGGGCTCTAAGGTATATACTCATTCAGCCACTCCAGGGAACTTGCTGGAGAACGTATCATTTCTGCGTTTTTTGAATATTCGAAACATGCTAAGCAAAAAAAGTTTTTCAAGACGTAGTTGCTAAATTTCTTGCTCCTTAATTATCCCGTACCCCAGAGGCGGATCCAAAGTATTGGTACCGGGTTCATTTGAATCCAGTACTTTCAATGCGGATcatagtttatttattttttaaattatttttgcaaCAAATAGTAGATATAAACCCATTTAGCTACTCTAATGTTCGTTACTCAAGCTGAGGGTCTTCAAGAAATAGTTTTTCTACCTCCTCGAGGTAGGGGTACGGTCAgtgtacactctatcctcctcAGACTCCCCTTATGGGACTACACTAGGTTCATTGTTGTCGTTATTGAACCCATAAATTTAACTCCTGAATCCACCTCTGTTGTACCCCGCTCTCAAATTTATCCCGCAAATGTAAAAAAGAG
This sequence is a window from Solanum dulcamara chromosome 10, daSolDulc1.2, whole genome shotgun sequence. Protein-coding genes within it:
- the LOC129870363 gene encoding pentatricopeptide repeat-containing protein At4g31850, chloroplastic gives rise to the protein MGVIVLSSSAICCNNFNCVSVTETRQSTSGNGCSVRGRFSRNLSFFPDGSVVNCDKIRKQYVGSSRFVVKCSNDVMLARNLNFSPGGSVMNCDKIRKKYVGSSRFVMKCSNDVVLARNLSFFPGGLVMNCDKIRKKYVGFSRFVMKCSNDVVLVNEKPRNGISAEGVLRNLRSISEPTEALALFKSVAEMPRVVHTTETCNYMLEYLRVLERTNDMAVVFDLMQKQIIYRSLDTYLIIFKRLHIRGGIREAPFALERMKKAGFALNAYSYNGLIHLILQAGFWQEALKVYRRMISEKLKPSLKTYSALMVACGKRRDTETVMKLLSEMDGLGLRPNIYTFTICIRVLGRAGKIDDACAILKRMDDEGCGPDVVTYTVLIDSLCIAGKLDIAKEVFFKMKSGSHKPDRVTYITLLDRLSDRGDLDSLVDFLDRMEADGYKADVVSFTILVDALCKVGKVSEAFATLDVMKEKGILPNLHTYNSLIRGLLRKKRVNEALELFDSLESLGVEVTAYTYILFIDYYGKSGEPDKALETFEKMKAHGIVPNVVACNASLYSIAEMGRLGEAKRIFDGIRESGYVPNSISYNMMMKCYSNAGKVDEAIKLLSEMIESGCDPDVIVVNSLIDILYKDGRANEAWAMFYRLKDMKLTPTVVTYNTLLAGLGKEGKIREAYELLDSMALQGCSPNTITYNTLLDSLCKNGEVDTALTLLYQMTGPNCFPDVFSYNTVMFGLAKEKRVTEAFLLFHQMKKKMYPDCVTVYALLPILVKDGLIEDAVKIVDGFVYQALNRSDRSFWLQMMEGVLGEAELDHSISFAEKLASYHICSNDLIIIPVIRVLCKQKKALDAHDLFVKFKNTFGIRPTLRSYYPLVEGLLNVHLKELAWNLFKEMKNASGCAPDVYTYNLFLDELGKSGKVDELFELYEEMLHRGCKPIAITYNILISGLVKSNKVERAIDFYYDLVSLGFMPTPCTYGPLIDGLLKVKNFDKAKDFFEEMADYGCRPNSVIYNILINGFGKAGDLKSACDLFNRMNKEGVRPDLKTYTILVDCLCSAGKVDDALYYFEELKSAGLDPDLVSYNLMINGLGKSGKMKEALYLLDEMKSRGITPNLYTYNTLILNLGIAGMLEDAGRMYEELQQLGLEPDVFTYNALIRGYSKSGDPDGAYAIYEKMMVGGCSPNSGTFAQLPN